The following are encoded in a window of Armatimonas rosea genomic DNA:
- the hemE gene encoding uroporphyrinogen decarboxylase, whose product MQNSRFLRACRREPVDATPVWLMRQAGRYMPEYRALRAQNTILELIKSPELACEVTMQPINAFDLDAAIIFADILPPLEGMGLSLEFAKGEGPIIHNPVRTLADIEALRVPDPRAALGFTLEAIRLTRKQLDPRGIPLIGFSGAPFTLASYAVEGGGSKNRIEVKTLMWNQPDAWHLLMTKLATLAGEYLVAQAEAGAQALQLFDSWVGELSPADYTKFVLPYSKLALEIAGTAGVPLIHFGTGTGGILPQMAQAGGDVIGVDWRTDLASAWETLGDRVAVQGNLDPVALFANWDALQPQVEAILDSVKGRPGHIFNLGHGILQHTPVETVKRLVEFVHEYTQTP is encoded by the coding sequence ATGCAAAATAGCCGATTTTTACGCGCTTGCCGCCGCGAGCCTGTCGATGCGACGCCGGTCTGGCTGATGCGCCAAGCAGGGCGCTACATGCCCGAGTACCGCGCCCTGCGGGCACAGAACACGATCCTGGAGCTCATCAAGAGCCCCGAGCTGGCGTGCGAAGTGACGATGCAGCCGATCAACGCCTTCGACCTCGATGCCGCGATTATCTTCGCCGATATCCTCCCGCCACTGGAGGGAATGGGCCTGAGCCTGGAGTTTGCCAAGGGCGAGGGGCCGATCATCCACAACCCCGTGCGCACCCTCGCCGATATCGAAGCGCTGCGCGTCCCAGACCCACGTGCAGCGCTGGGCTTCACCTTGGAGGCGATTCGCCTCACCCGCAAGCAGCTCGACCCGCGGGGGATTCCGCTGATCGGCTTTAGCGGCGCGCCCTTCACGCTCGCCAGCTACGCGGTCGAGGGCGGGGGGAGCAAGAACCGGATCGAGGTCAAGACCCTGATGTGGAACCAGCCGGATGCCTGGCACCTGCTGATGACCAAGCTCGCCACCCTCGCCGGAGAGTACCTAGTCGCGCAGGCTGAGGCGGGTGCGCAGGCGCTCCAGCTCTTCGATAGCTGGGTGGGCGAGCTGAGCCCGGCGGACTACACGAAGTTTGTACTCCCCTACAGCAAGCTCGCGCTGGAGATTGCGGGCACGGCGGGCGTCCCCTTGATCCACTTTGGCACGGGCACCGGGGGAATCCTGCCGCAGATGGCCCAGGCCGGCGGCGATGTGATCGGGGTGGACTGGCGCACGGATCTGGCGTCGGCGTGGGAGACACTCGGCGACCGTGTGGCGGTGCAAGGGAACCTCGATCCGGTAGCACTCTTTGCAAACTGGGACGCGCTCCAACCGCAGGTGGAGGCGATCCTGGATAGTGTCAAGGGCAGACCAGGGCACATCTTCAATCTGGGGCACGGCATCTTGCAGCACACGCCGGTCGAGACGGTCAAGCGCCTCGTGGAGTTTGTCCATGAGTACACCCAAACACCATGA
- the hemB gene encoding porphobilinogen synthase has protein sequence MNDLIFRPRRLRRTPLLRRMVQETSLDAADFIYPLFVRHGSGLQIPIRSMPGQCQWSPDTLVVEASRAFDEGIPAVILFGIPETKDACGSENWNPEGIIPTTIRALKKACPELLVISDMCFCEYTDHGHCGVLDEAGYLLNDPTLELLGKASVVHAEAGADIIAPSGMMDGMIGAIRGALDSAGLVNTVTMSYAAKYASGFYGPFRDAAESPPQFGDRGQYQMDPANRREALREVALDVEQGADILMVKPALAYLDIIREVRDAYELPLAAYQVSGEYAMLHAAAQNGWIDLQRCALESLVSIKRAGADMILTYFARDAVRWLAER, from the coding sequence ATGAATGATTTGATCTTTCGACCGCGCCGCTTGCGGCGCACGCCGCTCTTGCGCCGCATGGTGCAGGAGACCTCGCTCGATGCGGCGGACTTTATCTACCCGCTCTTTGTGCGCCACGGCAGCGGCCTGCAAATCCCCATCCGCTCGATGCCGGGGCAGTGCCAGTGGTCGCCGGACACGCTGGTCGTGGAGGCGAGCCGTGCGTTCGACGAGGGCATTCCCGCGGTGATCTTGTTTGGGATTCCCGAGACCAAGGACGCCTGCGGGAGCGAGAACTGGAACCCGGAGGGGATTATCCCCACCACGATTCGCGCCCTCAAAAAAGCCTGCCCCGAGCTGCTCGTGATCTCGGACATGTGCTTCTGTGAGTACACGGATCATGGCCACTGCGGTGTCTTGGACGAGGCGGGGTATCTGCTCAACGACCCGACCCTGGAGCTGCTCGGCAAGGCATCCGTGGTCCACGCCGAGGCGGGGGCGGATATCATCGCGCCGTCGGGGATGATGGACGGCATGATCGGGGCGATTCGCGGAGCGCTGGATAGCGCGGGGCTGGTCAATACGGTCACCATGAGCTACGCCGCCAAGTACGCCAGCGGCTTCTACGGCCCCTTCCGCGATGCCGCCGAGAGTCCGCCCCAGTTCGGCGACCGCGGCCAGTACCAGATGGACCCCGCGAACCGTCGGGAGGCGCTACGGGAAGTGGCGCTCGATGTGGAACAAGGCGCGGATATTCTGATGGTCAAGCCCGCGCTGGCGTATCTGGACATCATCCGGGAGGTGCGCGATGCCTACGAGCTACCGCTGGCCGCCTACCAAGTCAGCGGCGAGTACGCCATGCTCCACGCCGCCGCCCAGAACGGCTGGATTGATTTGCAGCGCTGCGCCTTAGAGAGCCTGGTGAGCATCAAGCGCGCCGGAGCCGACATGATCCTGACGTATTTTGCCCGCGACGCCGTCCGCTGGCTCGCCGAGAGGTAA
- a CDS encoding fasciclin domain-containing protein has protein sequence MDTNFRSRLLRVLLASAIIGSVAGWLYPHRSNAQAACFPLGADSYIDQAGCLDLSQAEKNQRLAGAALAAYGVYRASTGGIHLPAHTGSVRTGSASLWGLTQSKPDEFGALIKILRNTGETETYQSSGPYTVFWPTDAALTKALGAERVAALQSPAGQQDARHFIASLTVSGSYSLQRLRALATEGKTLTTLTGDEVVLKLEGNTLTANGVALLQSEYPAQNGFVLVTEGIVAREP, from the coding sequence ATGGACACCAACTTCCGCTCTCGTCTTCTCCGTGTGCTCCTCGCCAGCGCGATCATCGGTAGTGTGGCAGGCTGGCTCTATCCTCATCGCTCTAACGCACAGGCAGCGTGTTTTCCGTTAGGCGCGGACAGCTACATAGATCAGGCGGGGTGTCTTGATCTAAGCCAGGCGGAGAAAAACCAGCGGCTTGCAGGTGCAGCGCTGGCCGCTTATGGGGTCTACCGAGCGAGTACAGGAGGTATTCATCTCCCCGCTCACACCGGCTCTGTACGAACGGGTAGCGCGTCGCTGTGGGGGCTGACCCAGAGCAAGCCCGACGAGTTTGGGGCGCTGATCAAGATCCTACGCAACACCGGCGAGACCGAGACCTACCAGAGCAGTGGCCCCTACACGGTCTTCTGGCCCACCGATGCCGCGCTCACCAAGGCACTCGGGGCCGAGCGTGTTGCGGCGCTCCAAAGTCCAGCCGGCCAGCAAGACGCTCGCCACTTTATCGCCAGCCTGACGGTCTCGGGGAGCTATAGCCTCCAGCGCCTGCGGGCACTCGCCACTGAGGGGAAGACTCTCACGACCCTGACCGGCGACGAGGTAGTCCTCAAGCTCGAGGGAAACACGCTCACCGCCAACGGGGTCGCCCTGCTCCAGAGCGAGTACCCTGCTCAGAATGGCTTTGTGCTGGTCACGGAGGGGATTGTTGCCCGTGAGCCGTAG
- a CDS encoding glycerophosphodiester phosphodiesterase: MTIFAHRGASADAPENTLAAFLLAAEQGADGIELDVRLTDDHQLLVHHDPISGSRADYPRHPTLDEVFATVGEKFVCINVELKESGNGLEPLVLECIARHKILERVLISSFLPEALKNCPGLPCARLFARTIPDDWPEWPVLHPHFALVTDETMALWREAGKIVNVWTVNDPAEMKRLAALGVDGLITDVPAHWK; encoded by the coding sequence ATGACAATCTTTGCCCACCGCGGGGCCTCCGCCGATGCCCCCGAGAACACCCTCGCCGCCTTTTTGCTCGCCGCAGAGCAAGGGGCCGATGGGATCGAGCTGGACGTGCGCCTGACCGACGATCACCAGCTCTTGGTCCACCACGACCCTATCTCAGGGAGCCGCGCGGACTACCCCCGCCACCCAACCCTCGACGAGGTGTTTGCAACCGTGGGGGAGAAGTTTGTCTGCATCAATGTGGAGCTGAAAGAGAGCGGCAATGGGCTGGAGCCGCTGGTCTTGGAGTGTATTGCGCGGCATAAAATCTTGGAGCGTGTGCTGATCTCGTCGTTCTTGCCCGAGGCGCTCAAAAACTGCCCCGGCCTGCCCTGCGCCCGCCTCTTTGCCCGCACGATCCCCGACGACTGGCCGGAGTGGCCGGTGCTCCACCCGCACTTCGCGCTGGTCACCGACGAGACCATGGCGCTCTGGCGGGAGGCGGGAAAGATTGTCAATGTCTGGACGGTCAATGACCCCGCGGAGATGAAGCGCCTCGCCGCACTTGGGGTCGATGGGCTCATCACCGACGTGCCCGCCCACTGGAAGTAG
- a CDS encoding uroporphyrinogen-III synthase has product MPLIGKRIVNTRATHQNSRFTALLQAHGAEVIEYPCIAIAPPEDDAPLRAALADLARFDWLVLTSANTVQTMAALFPEMEDAVEEIPIAAVGPATAKASAAYLGRKAILLPETFTAEALGKALPILPGQRVLIPASAIAPPTLAEQLTARGAIVTVVEAYRTIRGTGGADVAALLAQRRVDAVTFTSASTVDNFLARLESEGGSRASLTGVCLACIGPQTAAAAEAHGLTVDVMPATHTLDGLIAALGDYFVPVPAR; this is encoded by the coding sequence ATGCCCCTAATCGGCAAGCGCATCGTCAACACCCGCGCCACCCACCAGAACTCCCGCTTCACCGCCCTGCTCCAAGCCCACGGCGCGGAGGTGATCGAGTACCCCTGTATCGCGATTGCTCCCCCAGAAGACGACGCGCCGCTACGCGCGGCGCTCGCCGATCTTGCCCGCTTTGATTGGCTCGTCCTCACCAGCGCCAACACCGTACAAACAATGGCAGCCCTCTTCCCTGAGATGGAAGATGCGGTGGAAGAGATTCCTATAGCCGCCGTCGGCCCCGCCACCGCGAAAGCCTCTGCAGCCTACCTTGGTCGAAAAGCGATTCTACTGCCCGAGACATTCACCGCCGAAGCGCTAGGTAAAGCGCTGCCGATCCTGCCTGGCCAGCGCGTGCTCATCCCCGCCTCCGCGATTGCCCCGCCCACACTCGCAGAGCAGCTCACAGCGCGTGGAGCGATTGTGACTGTCGTTGAGGCATACCGAACAATCCGTGGGACGGGCGGGGCGGATGTTGCGGCGCTACTGGCCCAAAGGCGCGTGGATGCGGTAACCTTTACCAGCGCCTCGACCGTCGATAACTTTCTCGCCCGGCTGGAGAGCGAGGGCGGGAGCCGCGCCAGCCTCACCGGAGTCTGTCTCGCCTGTATCGGCCCCCAGACCGCCGCCGCCGCTGAGGCGCATGGCCTGACCGTGGACGTAATGCCCGCCACGCACACGCTCGACGGCCTTATCGCGGCACTGGGGGATTATTTTGTTCCCGTTCCCGCACGATAA
- the hemL gene encoding glutamate-1-semialdehyde 2,1-aminomutase, with the protein MNTQESERLFARAQELIPGGVNSPVRAFRGVGGTPRFIERGAGAFIWDADGNQYTDYVLSWGPLVLGHAPEVVLKAIAETAAKGTSYGAPTALENQLAEQVVGMVPSIEQIRFVNSGTEACMSALRLARAVTGREKIVKFSGCYHGHADMLLVQAGSGVATLGLPDSPGVPKATAASTLTLSYNDLEGAKSLFAELGTEIAAVIVEPIAANMGFVPPADGYLQGLHDLCKQHGALFILDEVMTGFRVSPGGAQAYWGLDPDITCLGKVIGGGLPVGAYAGKKAIMQQVAPAGTMYQAGTLSGNPLAMAAGIATLTELQKPGVFDEIVQNTHLLTQGIAHAAAQAGIPLQAGTIGTMFGFYFLKEDGVQVTDYATAKQYVDAPRYATFFHKMLERGVYLAPSAFEAGFVSAAHTPEIIQSTLDAIQESMREL; encoded by the coding sequence ATGAACACACAAGAATCAGAGCGGCTCTTTGCCCGTGCGCAGGAGCTCATCCCCGGTGGGGTCAATAGCCCCGTCCGTGCCTTCCGCGGAGTTGGGGGAACACCCCGATTTATCGAGCGCGGCGCGGGTGCCTTTATCTGGGACGCCGACGGTAACCAGTATACGGACTACGTCCTCTCCTGGGGCCCGCTCGTGCTGGGCCACGCACCGGAGGTCGTTCTGAAAGCCATCGCGGAGACCGCGGCTAAGGGCACGAGCTACGGGGCCCCCACCGCGCTGGAGAACCAGCTCGCCGAGCAGGTAGTTGGGATGGTGCCCAGTATCGAGCAGATTCGCTTTGTTAACAGCGGCACCGAGGCGTGCATGAGCGCCCTGCGCCTCGCCCGCGCGGTCACTGGGCGCGAGAAGATCGTCAAGTTCTCCGGCTGCTACCACGGCCACGCCGACATGCTCTTGGTGCAAGCAGGCAGCGGGGTCGCGACCCTAGGCCTCCCCGACTCCCCTGGCGTCCCCAAGGCCACCGCCGCGAGCACGCTGACGCTTTCTTACAATGATCTAGAGGGAGCAAAGTCGCTCTTCGCCGAGCTGGGCACCGAGATCGCCGCCGTGATTGTGGAACCAATTGCGGCCAACATGGGCTTTGTCCCCCCCGCAGACGGCTACCTCCAGGGCCTCCACGACCTCTGCAAACAGCACGGAGCCCTCTTCATCCTCGACGAAGTGATGACGGGCTTTCGGGTCTCGCCGGGCGGGGCGCAGGCGTACTGGGGCCTCGATCCCGATATCACCTGCCTCGGGAAAGTGATCGGGGGCGGGCTTCCGGTCGGGGCGTATGCGGGCAAGAAGGCCATCATGCAGCAGGTCGCGCCGGCGGGGACGATGTACCAGGCCGGAACGCTCTCGGGCAACCCCTTGGCGATGGCGGCGGGAATCGCCACCCTCACCGAGCTCCAGAAACCTGGGGTCTTCGACGAGATTGTCCAGAACACGCACCTGCTCACTCAGGGGATCGCCCATGCCGCCGCGCAGGCCGGGATTCCGCTCCAAGCAGGAACCATCGGGACGATGTTTGGGTTCTATTTCCTGAAAGAAGACGGCGTCCAGGTGACCGACTACGCCACCGCAAAGCAGTATGTCGATGCCCCGCGCTACGCGACTTTCTTCCACAAGATGCTGGAGCGCGGTGTCTACCTGGCTCCCAGCGCCTTCGAGGCCGGCTTTGTCAGCGCCGCGCACACGCCCGAGATCATCCAGAGCACGCTAGACGCGATCCAAGAAAGTATGAGAGAGCTATGA
- the hemG gene encoding protoporphyrinogen oxidase — translation MIAIIGGGISGLSAAWFAQKRGLDYTLIESSGRWGGKLQTEKIDGFVVEGGADSFLATKPWAAQLARELGLGERLLGTNDQLRTIYILHQGQPVALPDGMQLIVPTKLWPFLQSPLLSWPGKLRMGLDWLLPARTDPADETVGSFVRRRFGQEALERLGEPLLSGIYSGESERQSLLATFPRYRELETEFGSLIRGTLAQKAKLAQASKGGKRPSMFQSFPGGTQELVDALVGKLTGPLKLNTAVTALTQTSTGYTLTLSDGTTLDAAQVIVTTPASVAATLVEPFAPRVAEQLELMRAVSTGTLSLGFRTDEIKRPLHGFGMVIPLREKRPINALTISSVKFPSRAPEGQALVRVFFGGSRTPETLEKTDDEILAMAREQLLDILGITAEPLFHRIFRWHNANPQYDAGHLDRIAVLEKSLPPGLHLTGCAYRGVGIPDCIHQAEETVERL, via the coding sequence ATGATTGCCATTATTGGGGGCGGTATCTCCGGGCTGAGCGCGGCGTGGTTCGCCCAGAAGCGCGGCCTTGACTACACCTTGATTGAGTCGTCGGGGCGCTGGGGCGGGAAGCTCCAGACAGAGAAAATCGACGGTTTTGTGGTCGAGGGCGGCGCGGACTCGTTTCTGGCAACCAAGCCCTGGGCGGCGCAGCTCGCACGGGAGCTGGGTCTTGGGGAGCGGCTCCTGGGCACCAACGACCAGCTCCGCACGATCTACATCCTACACCAGGGCCAGCCGGTCGCCCTCCCCGACGGCATGCAGCTGATCGTCCCCACCAAGCTCTGGCCCTTCCTCCAAAGCCCCCTGCTCTCGTGGCCCGGCAAGCTCCGCATGGGCCTAGACTGGCTTCTCCCTGCGCGCACCGATCCCGCCGACGAGACCGTGGGCAGCTTTGTGCGCCGCCGCTTCGGGCAAGAAGCTCTCGAGCGCCTCGGGGAGCCCCTGCTCTCGGGGATCTACAGCGGCGAGTCCGAGCGCCAGAGCCTGCTGGCGACCTTCCCACGCTACCGCGAGCTGGAGACGGAGTTTGGGAGCCTGATCCGTGGGACGCTCGCGCAGAAAGCCAAGCTGGCACAGGCCAGTAAAGGCGGCAAGCGGCCCTCGATGTTCCAGTCGTTCCCCGGCGGGACGCAAGAGCTAGTCGACGCGCTTGTGGGCAAGCTCACCGGCCCCCTCAAGCTCAATACGGCGGTGACAGCGCTCACGCAAACCTCAACAGGCTACACGCTCACGCTCTCGGATGGCACGACACTCGACGCCGCGCAGGTGATCGTGACCACGCCCGCCTCGGTCGCCGCCACGCTGGTCGAGCCCTTCGCACCACGGGTCGCCGAGCAGCTGGAGCTGATGCGTGCGGTGAGCACGGGGACGCTCTCCCTCGGCTTCCGCACCGACGAGATCAAGCGCCCCTTACACGGCTTTGGCATGGTGATCCCCCTGCGGGAGAAGCGCCCGATCAATGCCCTGACGATCTCGTCGGTGAAGTTCCCGTCGCGCGCCCCCGAGGGCCAGGCACTCGTCCGGGTCTTCTTCGGCGGCTCGCGCACCCCTGAGACCCTGGAAAAAACCGACGACGAGATTCTCGCGATGGCAAGAGAGCAGCTTTTAGATATCCTAGGCATCACCGCCGAGCCGCTCTTTCACCGCATCTTCCGCTGGCACAACGCCAACCCCCAGTACGATGCCGGACACCTAGACCGAATCGCTGTCCTGGAAAAATCCCTCCCCCCCGGCCTACACCTCACCGGCTGCGCCTACCGCGGTGTCGGTATCCCCGACTGCATCCACCAAGCGGAGGAGACGGTCGAGCGGCTGTAG
- a CDS encoding ankyrin repeat domain-containing protein has translation MKSHFNERSLAGIYEAVGGIEALRRISQRFHHRVEQDPVLRGLFPKNMVALEERLALFLAERTGGPADYTATRGKTSLLCRHAHLAIGTLEAEHWLEHLRTSLVEEGVRDDAAALLLANLTELAATLADPLILLYELPLDELRARLQADPALALVNDHGRNLLCAAAIAWDVPRLRLLLEFGADIETKDTGGHNALYRVANGSGREEDGRAALELLIAHGARVNQTTGVGGMTPLHMAARRGTVALAEALLGAGATPDARDTKGETPLRRAVNCGHEGIVRLLLAHGANPLSQDRQGRTVLDAARHEPIRALLQTL, from the coding sequence ATGAAAAGTCACTTTAACGAGAGGTCGCTTGCCGGTATCTACGAGGCGGTCGGGGGGATCGAGGCGCTCCGGCGCATCTCCCAGCGCTTCCACCACAGGGTGGAGCAAGACCCGGTGCTGCGCGGGCTCTTTCCCAAGAACATGGTCGCCTTGGAGGAGCGCCTCGCGCTCTTTCTCGCGGAGCGGACCGGCGGGCCTGCCGACTACACCGCGACACGTGGCAAGACCAGCCTGCTCTGTCGGCACGCCCACCTCGCCATTGGGACGCTAGAGGCGGAGCACTGGCTGGAGCACCTGCGCACCTCGCTCGTCGAAGAAGGGGTTCGTGACGATGCTGCAGCGCTGCTTCTCGCGAACCTGACAGAGCTGGCGGCGACCCTGGCGGACCCGCTGATCTTGCTCTACGAGCTCCCGCTAGACGAGCTGCGTGCGAGGCTCCAAGCCGATCCCGCGCTGGCGCTTGTCAACGACCACGGCCGGAATCTGCTCTGCGCCGCCGCGATTGCCTGGGATGTGCCCCGCCTGCGCCTCCTCCTAGAGTTTGGCGCCGATATCGAGACGAAAGACACCGGTGGCCACAACGCGCTCTACCGGGTTGCCAATGGCAGTGGCCGCGAAGAAGACGGTCGCGCGGCGCTGGAGCTGCTGATCGCGCACGGGGCGAGGGTGAATCAAACAACGGGTGTGGGGGGCATGACCCCCCTGCACATGGCCGCCCGCCGCGGAACTGTCGCTCTCGCGGAGGCGCTGCTGGGCGCCGGTGCCACCCCCGATGCCCGCGATACCAAGGGCGAGACCCCGCTCCGTCGCGCTGTGAACTGTGGCCACGAGGGGATCGTCCGCCTGCTCCTCGCCCACGGTGCGAACCCGCTGAGCCAGGATCGCCAGGGCCGCACTGTGCTCGACGCTGCCCGCCACGAGCCAATACGCGCCTTGTTGCAAACCCTTTAG
- a CDS encoding DUF1493 family protein: MSGILPRTMGDENEKEREVIAFLQAHRTTTAISLTPQTRLVQDLGMTREEVERLIHAFAEHFQVDMSAFRSAHYLGPQVPFNPFTWLWLALRHGEGFRPLTLAALAHAAETKRWG; this comes from the coding sequence ATGTCTGGTATTTTACCAAGAACCATGGGCGACGAAAACGAAAAAGAGCGAGAGGTCATCGCGTTTTTACAGGCACACCGTACGACCACTGCCATCTCGCTTACTCCACAGACACGGCTTGTGCAGGATCTTGGGATGACACGCGAGGAGGTCGAGCGCCTGATCCATGCCTTTGCGGAGCACTTTCAGGTGGACATGAGCGCCTTTCGCAGTGCGCACTACCTCGGGCCGCAGGTTCCCTTCAACCCCTTCACCTGGCTCTGGCTCGCGCTACGGCACGGAGAAGGTTTTCGCCCGCTCACCCTCGCCGCCTTGGCACACGCCGCTGAGACAAAGCGCTGGGGCTAA
- the hemC gene encoding hydroxymethylbilane synthase: MRLRFGTRGSKLARWQTDHVLSLLPEGSGEIEVIQTKGDRVLDTPLPLIGGKGLFTAELEAALHENRIQCAVHSLKDLPTEQPTGLAIGAILKRAPVGDVLVSRSGKSLLDLPHHATIGTSSRRRAAQLLRARPDLQLLDIRGNVDTRIQKALDPSGPYDAILLAHAGLERLGYSATITEVLPFNVLLPAPGQGAIAVQCRDDAAIIAALAPLHDTATAQAVTAERSFLAALGGGCSLPLAAYAYLEGSTLTLTARVLSLDGTRCIEVTGTASPSDAEALGAQLADDAKAQGATELLG; the protein is encoded by the coding sequence ATGCGCCTGCGCTTTGGCACCCGTGGCTCCAAGCTCGCCCGCTGGCAGACCGACCATGTCCTCTCGCTCCTGCCAGAAGGGAGCGGCGAGATCGAGGTCATCCAGACCAAGGGCGACCGCGTCCTCGATACCCCTCTGCCGCTGATCGGCGGCAAGGGCCTCTTCACCGCCGAGCTGGAGGCCGCGCTCCACGAGAACCGCATCCAGTGCGCCGTGCACAGCCTCAAGGACCTGCCCACCGAGCAGCCCACGGGCCTGGCAATTGGGGCGATCCTCAAGCGTGCCCCGGTCGGGGATGTGCTCGTCAGCCGCAGCGGCAAGAGCCTCCTGGACCTCCCGCACCACGCGACCATCGGCACCAGTAGCCGCCGCCGCGCCGCCCAGCTCCTGCGCGCCCGCCCGGACCTGCAGCTGCTCGATATCCGCGGCAATGTTGATACGCGCATCCAGAAAGCCCTCGACCCGAGCGGCCCCTACGATGCCATCCTCCTCGCCCACGCCGGCCTGGAGCGCCTGGGCTACAGCGCTACCATCACTGAGGTCCTCCCCTTCAATGTGCTCCTACCCGCGCCCGGCCAAGGGGCAATTGCCGTGCAATGCCGCGACGATGCCGCGATTATCGCGGCCCTCGCTCCGCTCCACGACACCGCCACCGCGCAGGCGGTCACCGCCGAGCGCTCCTTCCTCGCCGCGCTCGGCGGTGGCTGCTCGCTCCCTCTCGCCGCCTACGCCTACCTAGAGGGCTCCACGCTCACCCTCACTGCCCGGGTTCTGTCCCTCGACGGCACCCGCTGCATCGAGGTCACCGGCACCGCCTCCCCCTCCGACGCCGAAGCTCTCGGAGCCCAGCTCGCCGACGACGCCAAGGCGCAAGGAGCCACGGAGCTCTTGGGGTAA
- the hemA gene encoding glutamyl-tRNA reductase, with protein sequence MSVVLLGVNHHTAPVALRERLALSGCALRTALEELRATELFSEAVLLSTCNRLELYAVLRPQVHHASVVAAFSALYRLPESELVPHLSLKTGETVTTHLLRVACGLESMILGEDQILGQVGLAFQEAQTAGSVGPVLSRLFAQATQAGKRARTETEISRFTTSVSHAGAQLVLQTAPRRVLVVGVGEMAVLAAQTLRATESVELAVINRTLVHAEDLAQKLSARALSWCQLEEALTWADAVICATGAPHTVIYYSEVAAAVRARESRPLTLVDIAVPRDIEETVATLESVAYHDIDALQQVIDANFELRRAAVPAVEQIIGQETARFTEWLQTREVTPVIKDLRDWAQGLAQSEVEKALARLPHADEATQRAIEILAHSLVNRLMHEPTLRLRSNAIEGNGVNYADTVRDVFGLEAARCPFAEKN encoded by the coding sequence GTGTCAGTCGTTTTGCTAGGAGTCAATCACCACACCGCGCCGGTCGCCCTGCGTGAGCGCCTTGCCCTCTCGGGGTGCGCCCTGCGCACCGCCCTGGAGGAGCTACGGGCCACCGAGCTTTTTTCCGAGGCCGTCCTGCTCTCGACCTGCAACCGCCTGGAGCTCTACGCCGTGCTCCGCCCACAGGTCCACCATGCCAGCGTGGTCGCCGCTTTCAGTGCGCTCTACCGCTTGCCTGAGAGCGAGCTCGTTCCTCACCTCAGCCTCAAGACCGGCGAGACCGTCACCACCCACCTGCTCCGTGTCGCGTGTGGGCTGGAGTCGATGATCTTAGGGGAGGACCAGATTCTCGGCCAGGTCGGGCTGGCGTTTCAGGAAGCACAGACCGCGGGGTCAGTCGGGCCGGTTCTCTCGCGCCTCTTTGCCCAGGCGACCCAGGCCGGCAAGCGCGCCCGCACCGAGACCGAGATCAGCCGCTTCACGACATCGGTGAGCCATGCGGGAGCGCAGCTCGTGCTCCAGACCGCACCGCGCCGCGTGCTGGTCGTGGGAGTCGGGGAGATGGCCGTCCTCGCCGCACAGACCCTCCGCGCCACCGAGTCGGTCGAGCTGGCCGTCATCAACCGCACGCTGGTCCATGCCGAGGACCTCGCGCAGAAGCTCAGCGCCCGCGCCCTGAGCTGGTGTCAGCTCGAAGAGGCACTCACCTGGGCCGATGCGGTGATCTGTGCGACCGGTGCGCCCCACACCGTGATCTACTACAGCGAGGTCGCCGCCGCCGTGCGCGCCCGTGAAAGCCGCCCCCTCACCCTCGTGGATATCGCAGTCCCCCGAGATATCGAGGAGACAGTCGCGACCCTGGAGTCCGTGGCGTACCACGATATCGACGCCCTCCAGCAAGTGATCGACGCCAACTTCGAGCTACGGCGCGCCGCGGTCCCGGCCGTCGAGCAGATTATCGGCCAAGAGACCGCCCGCTTCACCGAGTGGCTCCAGACCCGCGAGGTGACTCCGGTCATCAAGGACCTACGGGACTGGGCGCAGGGCCTGGCGCAGAGCGAGGTCGAGAAGGCCCTTGCCCGGCTGCCCCACGCCGATGAAGCCACGCAGCGGGCGATTGAGATCCTGGCCCATAGCCTGGTCAACCGCCTGATGCACGAGCCCACCCTGCGCCTGCGCTCCAACGCCATCGAGGGCAACGGGGTCAACTACGCCGACACGGTGCGCGATGTCTTTGGCCTGGAGGCGGCCCGCTGTCCCTTCGCTGAGAAGAACTAG